One Solirubrobacterales bacterium genomic region harbors:
- the acs gene encoding acetate--CoA ligase, protein MNPADLEVTMQTEEVYDPPEEFRTNSEFSDPSVYERAEADPSGWWASWAEKLKWSEPWHQVLDWNAPWAKWFVGGKLNVSENCLDRHVDAGNGGKVAYHWVGEDGAQKDITYAQLLDETARIANVLKGLGVKPGDVVGIYLPMIPEAPAAMLACARIGAVHNVVFGGFSSEAVRERMVTSNAKVLITADATLRRGKPLPMKAALDEALEGMPSIEHVLVADRTGGEVDTPMREGRDHWLRAAMADVSADCPPEQLDSEHPLFILYTSGSTASPKGILHTTGGYLTGVTATHKMIFDIKPASDVYWCAADIGWVTGNSYIVYGALANGVTSVLYEGAPDYPHQGRFWEIIQQYGVTILYTAPTVIRSFIKWGREIPDGYDLSSLRLLGSVGEPINPRAWKWYRSVIGGERCPVVDTWWQTETGHAMITPLPAITATKPGSATRPFPGISAAVVNTEGKIVEEGGGVLTLRRPWPGMARTLYGDDDRFVETYWTRWGREIYDVGDAARIDEDGYIWILGRTDDVINVSGHRLSTMEVESALVGHKAVAEAAVIGKSDEHTGQAIVAFVTPEHDVEPDDELMASLSAHVADKIGKLARPKQIIWSDELPKTRSGKIMRRLLRDIAEGRELGDVTTLRDPSVVSLISDRVAAGDED, encoded by the coding sequence ATGAACCCAGCCGATCTCGAAGTGACGATGCAAACCGAGGAGGTCTACGACCCCCCGGAGGAGTTCCGCACCAACTCGGAGTTCAGTGACCCGTCCGTGTACGAACGCGCCGAGGCCGACCCGTCTGGCTGGTGGGCATCCTGGGCCGAGAAGCTCAAGTGGAGCGAGCCCTGGCACCAGGTTCTCGATTGGAACGCGCCGTGGGCCAAGTGGTTTGTCGGCGGCAAGCTCAACGTCTCCGAGAACTGCCTCGATCGCCACGTGGACGCCGGCAACGGAGGGAAAGTCGCCTATCACTGGGTCGGTGAGGACGGCGCGCAGAAGGACATCACCTACGCGCAGCTGCTCGACGAGACCGCCCGCATCGCCAACGTCCTGAAGGGCCTGGGCGTGAAGCCGGGCGATGTCGTCGGCATCTACCTGCCGATGATCCCCGAGGCACCCGCCGCGATGCTCGCCTGTGCGCGCATCGGCGCAGTGCACAACGTCGTCTTCGGCGGATTCTCTTCCGAGGCCGTGCGCGAGCGCATGGTGACTTCGAACGCCAAGGTCTTGATCACCGCAGATGCAACGCTGCGCCGCGGCAAGCCGCTGCCGATGAAGGCCGCGCTCGACGAGGCGCTTGAGGGCATGCCGAGCATCGAGCACGTGTTGGTCGCCGACCGCACCGGCGGCGAAGTTGACACGCCGATGCGCGAAGGCCGCGACCACTGGCTCCGCGCCGCGATGGCTGACGTGTCGGCCGACTGTCCGCCCGAGCAGCTCGACTCAGAGCACCCGCTCTTCATCCTCTACACGTCGGGATCGACGGCGAGTCCGAAGGGCATCCTCCACACGACCGGCGGCTACCTCACGGGCGTCACCGCCACGCACAAGATGATCTTCGACATCAAGCCCGCGTCGGATGTCTATTGGTGCGCCGCCGACATTGGCTGGGTCACCGGCAACAGCTACATCGTCTACGGCGCACTTGCCAATGGCGTGACCAGCGTGCTCTACGAGGGCGCGCCCGACTACCCGCACCAGGGCCGATTCTGGGAGATCATCCAGCAGTACGGCGTGACGATCCTCTACACCGCGCCCACGGTCATCCGTAGCTTCATCAAGTGGGGTCGCGAGATCCCTGACGGCTACGACCTGTCATCCCTGCGCCTGCTGGGCTCGGTCGGCGAGCCGATCAATCCGCGCGCCTGGAAGTGGTACCGATCGGTGATCGGCGGCGAACGCTGCCCCGTGGTTGACACCTGGTGGCAGACCGAGACCGGCCACGCAATGATCACGCCACTGCCGGCGATCACCGCGACCAAGCCGGGCTCGGCAACGCGTCCGTTCCCGGGCATCAGCGCTGCAGTGGTCAACACCGAAGGCAAGATCGTCGAGGAGGGCGGGGGAGTCCTCACCCTGCGCCGACCGTGGCCGGGCATGGCTCGCACGCTCTACGGCGACGACGACCGTTTCGTCGAGACCTACTGGACGCGCTGGGGCCGCGAGATCTACGACGTCGGCGACGCCGCGCGGATCGACGAAGACGGCTACATCTGGATCCTCGGCCGCACCGACGACGTGATCAACGTATCCGGCCACCGGCTCTCGACGATGGAGGTCGAGTCGGCGCTCGTCGGTCACAAGGCCGTCGCAGAAGCTGCGGTGATTGGCAAATCAGACGAGCACACCGGTCAGGCGATCGTCGCCTTCGTCACTCCAGAGCACGACGTCGAGCCCGACGACGAACTGATGGCCTCGTTGTCGGCGCACGTCGCTGACAAGATCGGAAAACTCGCTCGGCCAAAGCAAATCATCTGGTCCGACGAGTTGCCGAAGACGCGCTCGGGCAAGATCATGCGGCGGCTGTTGCGGGACATTGCTGAGGGCCGAGAACTCGGCGACGTGACGACGCTGCGCGATCCGTCGGTCGTGAGCCTGATCAGTGATCGCGTCGCGGCCGGCGACGAGGACTGA
- a CDS encoding amino acid-binding protein — protein MSTYAIAVVGRDQPGIAAAVVRALYESRANIEDSRMSILGGHFAMMLVVSIEVDAGADGLNAELEKVRSSMNLEHALAQQIEDAGSDARPAPTHVLTVYGADHPGIVAAVCDALAARAVNIDDLATRVVGSTEAPVYTLICELTLPGSLEPAALSADLDGVAVDQGVEVSLRELDQDIL, from the coding sequence TTGAGTACTTACGCAATTGCGGTAGTTGGACGGGATCAGCCGGGAATCGCCGCGGCAGTTGTTCGCGCGCTTTACGAGTCGCGCGCCAACATCGAGGATTCGCGCATGTCGATCCTTGGGGGGCACTTCGCGATGATGCTGGTCGTTTCGATCGAGGTCGATGCAGGCGCCGATGGGCTGAACGCAGAGCTGGAGAAAGTTCGGTCATCGATGAATCTGGAACACGCGCTCGCCCAGCAGATCGAGGATGCCGGCAGTGATGCGCGGCCGGCGCCGACCCATGTGTTGACTGTGTATGGCGCCGACCACCCCGGGATCGTCGCGGCAGTCTGTGATGCGCTCGCGGCGCGGGCGGTCAACATCGACGACCTCGCAACGCGCGTGGTTGGCAGTACGGAAGCGCCGGTCTACACGTTGATCTGTGAGCTGACGCTGCCTGGCTCATTGGAGCCCGCGGCTCTCAGCGCCGACCTGGATGGCGTTGCCGTTGACCAGGGCGTCGAAGTCTCGCTGCGCGAACTCGATCAAGACATTCTCTAG
- a CDS encoding peptide deformylase, with amino-acid sequence MAVRKVLLYPDPGLKRVCVPAPSGNELSLIVDDLIDTMRSFPGCVGIAAPQIGYFSRVAVIDLSEHRKAPLTVHGLTVLVDPVVVSGEGSEVAREGCLSIPQLTANVRRYVDARVDARDGTLDFEGFEARCVLHEIDHLDGLLFLDRVDSLTQDVFPRKQRK; translated from the coding sequence ATGGCTGTCCGCAAAGTTCTGTTGTACCCGGACCCGGGGTTGAAACGAGTGTGTGTGCCCGCGCCTTCGGGGAATGAGCTGTCTTTGATCGTCGATGACTTGATCGACACGATGCGGAGTTTTCCGGGGTGCGTGGGGATTGCGGCGCCGCAGATTGGCTACTTCAGTCGTGTGGCTGTGATTGATCTTTCGGAGCACAGGAAGGCACCTTTGACCGTCCACGGGTTGACCGTGCTGGTTGATCCTGTAGTCGTGTCCGGTGAGGGGAGCGAAGTTGCTCGAGAAGGGTGCCTGTCGATTCCTCAGCTGACTGCGAACGTGCGGCGGTACGTGGATGCGCGGGTGGACGCGCGTGACGGCACGCTGGACTTCGAGGGATTCGAAGCGCGCTGCGTCCTCCACGAGATCGACCACTTGGACGGCCTGTTGTTCCTGGACCGCGTGGACTCCCTGACCCAAGACGTCTTCCCCCGCAAACAACGGAAGTAA
- a CDS encoding SDR family oxidoreductase, giving the protein MSIPIPSDTGTCLITGASAGIGFEFAKQMAERGHNVTLAARRIDRLTELAAELEDKHNVRSIAVACDVTDATQRQELIDSIEARGDHVDILINNAGVGTDGAFLDDPLETQMQQLEVNVVALTALTHMVLPGMLERKAGAVMSVASTAGFQPMPRQAVYAATKAYVLSFSQGLSQEFKGTGVSFTALCPGPTRTEFFGENQAALENDSPDWAWQSAEDCARAGIDAMFKQKRVFIPKAVNKIGAYSAKVTPTKVTLEVLDRVWPVGK; this is encoded by the coding sequence ATGAGCATCCCTATTCCGTCAGATACAGGTACCTGTCTGATCACCGGCGCATCGGCCGGAATCGGATTCGAATTCGCCAAGCAGATGGCCGAGCGCGGACACAACGTGACTCTCGCCGCGCGCCGCATCGATCGCTTGACCGAGCTTGCCGCCGAACTCGAGGACAAGCACAACGTGCGGTCGATCGCCGTCGCCTGTGACGTCACAGACGCAACGCAACGCCAGGAGCTGATCGATTCGATCGAGGCCCGCGGCGACCACGTGGACATCCTGATCAACAACGCCGGGGTCGGCACCGATGGAGCGTTCCTCGATGACCCGCTTGAGACGCAGATGCAGCAGCTCGAGGTGAACGTTGTGGCGCTGACCGCGCTTACCCACATGGTGCTGCCCGGAATGCTCGAACGCAAGGCCGGCGCGGTGATGAGCGTCGCCTCTACCGCTGGCTTCCAGCCGATGCCGCGACAGGCGGTTTACGCCGCGACCAAGGCCTACGTGCTTTCGTTCTCTCAAGGGTTGTCGCAGGAGTTCAAGGGAACCGGCGTAAGCTTCACCGCGCTGTGCCCCGGGCCGACGCGCACTGAGTTCTTCGGCGAGAACCAGGCGGCATTGGAGAACGACTCGCCCGACTGGGCATGGCAGAGCGCCGAAGACTGCGCCCGTGCCGGGATTGACGCGATGTTCAAGCAGAAGCGGGTGTTCATTCCGAAGGCCGTGAACAAGATCGGCGCCTACAGCGCCAAGGTCACGCCTACGAAGGTGACGCTGGAAGTGCTTGACCGAGTCTGGCCCGTAGGCAAGTAG
- a CDS encoding flippase-like domain-containing protein has protein sequence MAALIKTPNLITVPLADGSFAQFFDGVGQFLDSVSAIHILPLVGALVCQALFLSIRTRAWYNGLRAAYPSENFPWRSIWAAEIAGNGISSVVPAHAGAFVRLYLGKNTVKNSNYSTVGSSFAVDLPFDLALGVLILGYGFTQGVFPELPDLSKLNAFDLSFLAQHPRFAVFFVTLMPILLLALFAYLSVRVRDFWANVRQGITLLRSRDLYFRGAAAPQFVALIFRLASIWLMLKAFNIDSSLDIVLTVIAVQVASSLIPLTPQGAGVQQALLFTALAGVASSASIAAYSVGQQLAFAVFNAAFGLVALAFVFKTTDWRSLMRAGKAEKEAEAAGAAYEHESYGDDRWDPDHPTVESQTTLEYDRDLPEYPRDY, from the coding sequence ATGGCTGCCTTGATCAAAACACCGAACCTGATCACCGTGCCCCTGGCCGACGGATCATTCGCTCAGTTCTTTGACGGCGTTGGTCAATTCCTGGACAGCGTCTCGGCAATTCACATTTTGCCGCTCGTCGGCGCGCTTGTCTGTCAAGCGCTTTTCCTTTCGATTCGCACGCGCGCCTGGTACAACGGACTTCGCGCTGCGTATCCCTCAGAGAACTTTCCTTGGCGCAGCATCTGGGCGGCCGAGATTGCCGGAAACGGGATCTCGAGCGTCGTTCCTGCGCACGCCGGAGCGTTCGTGCGGCTCTATCTGGGGAAGAACACCGTCAAGAATTCGAACTATTCGACCGTCGGCTCATCGTTTGCGGTCGACCTGCCGTTCGACTTGGCGCTCGGAGTGCTGATCCTTGGCTACGGGTTCACACAAGGCGTCTTCCCCGAGCTCCCAGACCTCTCAAAGCTCAATGCTTTTGACCTGTCTTTCCTTGCGCAGCACCCACGTTTTGCGGTGTTCTTCGTGACACTCATGCCGATCCTCCTGCTTGCATTGTTTGCGTATCTGTCGGTGCGCGTTCGCGACTTCTGGGCCAACGTACGTCAGGGGATCACCCTGCTTCGCTCGCGCGACCTGTACTTCCGCGGCGCGGCGGCGCCCCAGTTCGTTGCACTGATCTTTCGTCTCGCGAGCATCTGGCTGATGCTCAAGGCCTTCAACATCGACTCGTCGCTTGACATCGTGCTGACGGTGATTGCGGTCCAGGTGGCGTCGAGCTTGATTCCGCTGACACCGCAGGGCGCCGGCGTCCAACAGGCGCTGCTTTTCACCGCACTTGCGGGCGTCGCGTCAAGTGCGTCGATTGCGGCCTACTCAGTGGGACAACAGCTTGCATTCGCGGTGTTCAATGCCGCGTTCGGACTCGTGGCGCTGGCCTTCGTCTTCAAGACGACCGATTGGCGCTCGCTGATGCGCGCGGGCAAGGCCGAGAAGGAGGCCGAAGCTGCAGGCGCGGCCTACGAGCACGAAAGTTACGGCGACGACCGGTGGGACCCGGACCACCCAACGGTCGAGTCACAGACCACACTCGAGTACGACCGGGATCTCCCGGAGTACCCGCGCGACTACTGA
- a CDS encoding SDR family NAD(P)-dependent oxidoreductase, with product MSFTGKRILLTGAAGGLGEITAKAFAEAGATLILSSRNKQKLNEIAAALPGGPHEVIAADLSQPGAPQDIVARAGRIDIFVGNAGRPGGWALDETEADEISSVILVNFEAPIQMVKAVVPQMKERKAGQIVLIASLAGKFALPDSTMYSSTKAGLRAFGWALRPELARDNITVSVVTPSFIGEVGMFAKRKRKAPPMAGIVPPKTYTKTLLAGVAKGKGEIPIATPQLRVLSQLSVLAPRIFDFAFRRSAPQRKPTDE from the coding sequence GTGAGCTTCACGGGGAAACGCATTCTGCTGACCGGCGCTGCCGGCGGCCTGGGGGAGATCACGGCCAAGGCGTTCGCCGAGGCCGGCGCGACCCTGATCCTCAGCAGTCGCAACAAGCAGAAGCTCAACGAGATCGCCGCTGCGCTGCCGGGCGGCCCGCACGAAGTGATCGCCGCGGATCTCTCGCAGCCGGGCGCGCCGCAAGACATCGTCGCCCGAGCCGGAAGGATCGACATCTTCGTCGGCAATGCGGGCAGGCCTGGAGGCTGGGCGCTCGACGAAACCGAGGCCGATGAAATCAGCTCCGTAATCCTCGTGAACTTCGAGGCGCCGATCCAGATGGTCAAGGCAGTCGTTCCGCAGATGAAGGAACGAAAGGCCGGTCAGATCGTCTTGATCGCATCTCTCGCGGGAAAGTTTGCGCTGCCTGACAGCACGATGTACTCGAGCACCAAGGCTGGCCTGCGCGCGTTCGGCTGGGCGTTGCGTCCGGAACTCGCGCGCGACAACATCACGGTCTCGGTGGTGACGCCGAGCTTCATCGGTGAAGTCGGAATGTTTGCCAAGCGCAAGCGCAAGGCGCCGCCAATGGCCGGCATCGTGCCGCCAAAGACCTACACAAAGACGCTGCTCGCTGGGGTCGCCAAGGGCAAGGGCGAGATACCGATCGCAACGCCGCAGCTGCGTGTTCTCTCTCAACTCTCAGTTCTCGCGCCGCGAATCTTCGACTTCGCATTCCGGCGTTCCGCGCCGCAGCGCAAGCCAACCGACGAGTAG
- a CDS encoding potassium/proton antiporter, which translates to MEHADSILIAGALLALAIATTLVARRARVPGLVIFLVLGIVVGPSGLEVVDGVGLEMAQTVGVIALALILFEGGLASGWKEIQPVFGVSFSLATVGTLLTAVITGLGTAYFLDYSTLQAMLIGGIVASTDGAAVFALLRGSTLKKRLARTLEAEAGLNDPVAILLVIGFIDWITLPSYGVPDMVLLFIGEMAIGAIVGLAIGFIGVRGIRAVGNVTSGLYPVATVAIAASAFGLAQVIHGSGFLAVYIAGLILGSARLPAKRAITDFHDGIAWVSQIAVFLVLGLLFSPSSMKSLWEEALVVTLLLMFVARPVAVYVATFFAKFEFREVALLQWAGMRGAVPIVLATFPLVDGIADSNAIYNIVFFVVLASAVFQGTTFEFFATRLKLTTTHRAVQPPVIQAGNIRKLGAEFFEFPIRKGDAIAGHVVRELQLPREALVSVIVRGDEALLPRGSTELEVGDRLHILVRGYLVKRIEELFELWREGPIGEVEREYARPLAGRPAIFSVKPWEADAGDQGDPQEIGGRAVVRRVRIRHDQPGALVVLEDGRFAVSSSGLVAAGSPPQIRAFAVRRIDRSQTRSERAWWQEVAGAVA; encoded by the coding sequence GTGGAGCACGCAGATTCAATTTTGATCGCCGGTGCTCTACTCGCGCTCGCCATCGCAACCACGCTTGTTGCCCGTCGCGCGAGAGTTCCGGGACTCGTGATTTTCTTGGTGCTCGGCATCGTCGTCGGCCCATCTGGTCTCGAAGTCGTCGACGGCGTCGGTCTCGAAATGGCGCAGACCGTCGGCGTCATAGCACTAGCGCTGATTCTCTTTGAGGGTGGTCTTGCCTCTGGCTGGAAAGAGATCCAGCCAGTCTTCGGCGTCAGCTTCTCGCTGGCGACGGTCGGCACCCTATTGACGGCGGTCATCACTGGCCTCGGCACCGCCTACTTCCTTGACTACTCGACCCTGCAGGCGATGTTGATCGGCGGCATCGTCGCCAGCACCGACGGCGCTGCAGTGTTCGCCCTGCTGCGCGGATCGACCTTGAAGAAACGACTCGCGCGCACGCTTGAAGCCGAAGCCGGCCTGAACGATCCCGTGGCGATCCTGCTCGTGATCGGGTTCATCGACTGGATCACGTTGCCGAGCTACGGCGTGCCCGACATGGTTCTCCTTTTCATCGGGGAGATGGCGATCGGCGCGATCGTCGGTCTGGCAATCGGCTTCATCGGTGTTCGTGGGATCCGCGCCGTCGGGAATGTCACCTCCGGGCTGTATCCGGTTGCCACAGTCGCAATCGCCGCCTCAGCGTTCGGGCTGGCGCAGGTGATCCACGGCTCTGGCTTCCTGGCGGTCTACATCGCGGGATTGATTCTCGGAAGCGCGCGGCTACCGGCAAAGCGCGCGATCACGGACTTCCACGACGGCATCGCCTGGGTCAGCCAGATCGCGGTCTTTCTCGTCCTCGGCCTGTTGTTCTCCCCGAGTTCGATGAAGTCGCTCTGGGAAGAAGCGCTCGTGGTCACGCTGCTCCTGATGTTCGTTGCCCGTCCGGTCGCGGTCTACGTCGCGACGTTTTTCGCCAAGTTTGAGTTCCGTGAGGTGGCGCTCCTTCAGTGGGCGGGAATGCGTGGTGCCGTTCCAATCGTGCTTGCGACATTTCCGCTGGTCGACGGCATTGCCGACTCGAACGCGATCTACAACATCGTCTTCTTCGTCGTGCTCGCGTCGGCGGTCTTCCAGGGCACCACGTTCGAGTTCTTTGCCACTCGCCTGAAACTCACAACGACCCACCGCGCGGTTCAGCCTCCGGTGATCCAGGCCGGCAACATCCGAAAACTCGGCGCGGAATTCTTTGAGTTCCCGATCCGAAAGGGCGATGCGATTGCGGGCCACGTCGTGCGAGAACTGCAGTTGCCCCGCGAGGCGCTCGTCAGCGTGATCGTGCGCGGTGACGAGGCGCTGCTTCCTCGTGGGTCAACCGAGCTTGAGGTCGGGGACCGGCTGCACATCTTGGTTCGCGGCTACCTGGTCAAACGAATCGAGGAACTCTTCGAACTCTGGCGAGAAGGTCCGATCGGCGAAGTTGAGCGCGAGTACGCGAGGCCGCTCGCGGGCCGTCCGGCGATTTTCTCGGTCAAGCCATGGGAGGCCGACGCCGGAGACCAGGGTGATCCTCAGGAGATCGGCGGCAGGGCCGTGGTGCGGCGCGTGCGAATTCGTCACGACCAACCGGGCGCGCTCGTCGTGCTTGAGGATGGCCGGTTTGCCGTGAGCAGTAGCGGACTCGTTGCTGCTGGGAGTCCGCCGCAGATCCGCGCCTTTGCCGTGCGCAGAATCGATCGCTCCCAGACTCGCTCTGAGCGGGCCTGGTGGCAGGAAGTCGCCGGAGCGGTCGCCTAG
- a CDS encoding DUF2236 domain-containing protein, giving the protein MFDNWTTGRALRSYVDSLDPVADDEEITAEVSNVLFADAYFAHSIYLVTFARQAAVPAIAKVLYRSGNGDIATNPRRRNNDTIIFFTEFYRRGYKSEEGRAAVQRMEEIHSRFLISDELKLYTLATVMLEPDRLALQFGVNPFSAVDREARWNFWCGIARDMGLEMPAPTRNGFLDWMLDYEDSTYANTVDGRGCYEGLVEDWLRWYPSWVPNREWLARQSLSGLLDPKLREVMGVEPPPAFIQTQVNLVARTYLKSTPYRVFRKDRNLINFFGKHRETPRDLDTVGHVPPRERETNETSKTR; this is encoded by the coding sequence GTGTTCGACAACTGGACAACCGGCCGCGCGCTGCGCAGCTACGTCGACTCGCTGGACCCCGTCGCCGACGACGAAGAGATCACCGCAGAGGTCTCGAACGTCTTGTTTGCCGACGCCTACTTCGCACACTCGATCTACCTGGTCACCTTTGCTCGCCAGGCGGCAGTACCGGCGATCGCAAAAGTGCTCTATCGCTCAGGCAACGGCGACATCGCCACCAACCCGCGCAGGCGCAACAACGACACGATCATCTTCTTCACTGAGTTCTACCGCCGTGGCTACAAGTCAGAGGAGGGCCGCGCGGCAGTCCAGCGCATGGAAGAGATCCACAGCCGCTTCCTGATCAGCGATGAGCTGAAGCTCTACACGCTGGCCACCGTGATGCTCGAGCCCGACCGGCTCGCATTGCAGTTCGGCGTCAATCCGTTCAGCGCCGTTGATCGCGAGGCGCGGTGGAACTTCTGGTGCGGGATCGCTCGAGACATGGGCCTGGAAATGCCCGCGCCGACGCGGAATGGATTTCTCGATTGGATGCTGGACTACGAGGATTCCACCTACGCCAACACGGTCGACGGTCGCGGCTGTTACGAAGGGTTGGTCGAGGACTGGCTCCGCTGGTACCCATCCTGGGTGCCCAACCGAGAGTGGCTCGCGCGCCAATCGCTCTCTGGCCTGCTTGACCCGAAGCTTCGCGAGGTGATGGGTGTTGAGCCGCCTCCGGCGTTCATTCAGACGCAGGTCAATCTCGTCGCACGCACCTACCTGAAGTCGACGCCCTACCGCGTCTTCCGCAAGGACCGCAACCTGATCAACTTCTTCGGGAAGCATCGCGAGACGCCGCGCGACCTCGACACGGTCGGGCACGTACCGCCGCGCGAGCGCGAGACCAACGAGACCAGCAAGACCCGCTAG
- the bcp gene encoding thioredoxin-dependent thiol peroxidase — protein sequence MSAPQPGSKAPAFTLKNQDGETVKLSDFKGKTLVLYFYPRADTPGCTTQACGIRDRFKEYEKAGAVIVGVSPDAPEALKKFQAKYKLPFTLVGDPDHKVAEKYGQWVEKSMYGKTYWGVQRTTFIIAPDDRIKAVLPKVQPKKHDDLVLQALAG from the coding sequence ATGTCAGCCCCGCAGCCAGGATCAAAAGCCCCCGCCTTCACGCTGAAGAACCAGGACGGCGAGACCGTCAAGCTCAGCGACTTCAAGGGCAAGACGCTCGTGTTGTACTTCTATCCGCGCGCCGATACGCCCGGCTGCACGACCCAGGCTTGCGGCATCCGCGATCGCTTCAAGGAATACGAGAAGGCCGGCGCCGTGATCGTTGGCGTCTCGCCGGATGCGCCCGAGGCGCTGAAGAAGTTCCAGGCGAAGTACAAGCTCCCCTTCACGCTCGTCGGCGACCCCGACCACAAGGTCGCCGAGAAGTACGGCCAGTGGGTCGAGAAGTCGATGTACGGCAAGACATATTGGGGGGTACAGCGCACGACTTTCATAATCGCGCCGGACGACAGGATCAAAGCGGTTCTCCCAAAAGTCCAGCCGAAGAAACACGATGACCTCGTGCTTCAGGCGCTCGCGGGTTAG
- a CDS encoding nuclear transport factor 2 family protein — protein MAADHDSLMEAEHALQRAQLANDANALERLLHDHLRFVGPDGAVYDKAADLASYESGLVTFKASNPIEIEAHAYGTTGLTILLVELEVLTNGETVIGTYRYTRTWLYEDDRWQIVAGAAVPENATGLSL, from the coding sequence ATGGCTGCAGACCACGACTCACTGATGGAGGCCGAGCACGCGCTGCAACGCGCGCAGCTCGCAAACGACGCAAATGCGCTCGAACGCCTGCTCCACGATCACCTGCGCTTCGTCGGACCAGACGGCGCCGTCTACGACAAGGCCGCCGATCTCGCGTCGTACGAATCCGGGCTCGTCACATTCAAGGCGTCGAACCCGATCGAGATCGAGGCCCATGCCTATGGCACGACCGGGCTGACGATCCTCTTGGTCGAGCTGGAAGTCCTGACCAACGGCGAGACCGTGATCGGCACGTACCGCTACACCCGAACTTGGCTTTACGAGGATGACCGCTGGCAGATCGTCGCCGGCGCAGCAGTCCCTGAAAATGCCACCGGCCTATCGCTGTAG
- a CDS encoding RpiB/LacA/LacB family sugar-phosphate isomerase yields the protein MRIAVSTDMLKGVAFAVVERLEASGHEVVRFGAYDPAGRADWAWGSEAAARAVAGGSADQGIVCCWTGTGASIAANKVRGVRAALCVDPATAEGARRWNDANVLALSLRLTSEPVLAEILEAWFDATPSTEAGDVANVAHLDQIA from the coding sequence ATGCGCATCGCGGTCTCGACGGACATGCTCAAAGGAGTTGCATTCGCGGTTGTCGAGCGACTTGAGGCGAGCGGGCATGAGGTGGTTCGGTTCGGCGCCTACGACCCGGCCGGCCGCGCGGACTGGGCGTGGGGTAGCGAAGCCGCCGCACGCGCGGTCGCCGGCGGTTCGGCCGACCAGGGAATCGTCTGCTGCTGGACCGGTACCGGTGCTTCGATCGCGGCGAACAAAGTCCGAGGCGTGAGGGCGGCACTGTGTGTTGATCCTGCGACAGCCGAGGGCGCGCGCAGATGGAACGACGCCAACGTGCTGGCGCTCTCGCTGCGACTGACGAGCGAGCCGGTGCTTGCGGAGATCCTTGAGGCGTGGTTCGACGCGACTCCAAGTACGGAGGCTGGCGACGTGGCGAACGTCGCTCACCTCGATCAGATCGCCTGA
- a CDS encoding DMT family transporter: MIAIVLALSAAVSWGTGDYLGGVASRRFALLWVLLASAFGGLLVSGTATVVSGDAAPTQEHFILAAFAGVAGLVALAAFYQALAIGTMSIVAPITATGSAIPVLWGVIGRGESLTLFAIFAIIVAIVGVILASREQDMAKTTGVDESTHRRSILLAVVAAIGFGTIFALIAEAGEESIYWPAATLKLTTLALVVSIVLLAGARRSTWGARPRGKEWLFPITIGFFDVTANITFAAAAQQGKLAITSVVSSLYPVITVILAFAFLHERLAVSQRVGVVMALVGVVMLAAA, encoded by the coding sequence ATGATCGCCATCGTGCTGGCCCTCTCGGCAGCAGTTTCGTGGGGCACCGGTGACTACCTCGGTGGCGTCGCCTCACGGCGTTTTGCGTTGCTCTGGGTGCTGCTTGCCTCGGCGTTCGGCGGGTTGCTTGTCTCTGGCACCGCCACCGTGGTCAGCGGAGATGCGGCACCCACTCAGGAGCATTTCATCCTGGCCGCGTTTGCCGGTGTGGCTGGGCTTGTTGCGTTGGCCGCGTTCTACCAGGCGCTCGCGATCGGCACGATGAGCATCGTCGCGCCGATCACGGCGACGGGATCTGCGATCCCGGTGCTGTGGGGCGTGATCGGTCGCGGTGAATCACTGACGCTTTTTGCGATCTTCGCGATCATCGTCGCCATCGTCGGCGTGATCCTGGCTTCGCGAGAGCAGGATATGGCCAAAACGACGGGGGTCGACGAGTCCACGCACCGTCGGTCGATCTTGCTCGCGGTAGTCGCGGCGATCGGCTTCGGCACGATCTTCGCCCTGATCGCGGAGGCCGGTGAGGAGTCGATCTACTGGCCCGCGGCGACCTTGAAGCTGACGACATTGGCGCTGGTGGTGTCGATCGTGTTGCTTGCCGGCGCACGTCGCTCGACCTGGGGCGCCCGCCCGCGCGGCAAGGAATGGCTCTTCCCGATCACGATCGGATTCTTCGACGTGACGGCGAACATCACGTTTGCTGCGGCGGCGCAGCAGGGCAAGCTCGCGATCACATCCGTGGTCAGCTCGCTCTATCCAGTGATCACCGTGATCCTGGCGTTCGCTTTTCTGCATGAGCGGCTGGCGGTGAGTCAGCGCGTTGGCGTGGTCATGGCGCTGGTCGGCGTTGTGATGCTCGCGGCTGCTTGA